GGGGCGCTGGCTTCGACCTCGTGCGCTCGCGAAACACCCAGCCGTGATCAAGTCGAGAGGGTCGAAAGAGCGCTCTCTCAGGCGCCGTGCGTCGGCGACCTTGGGCGCTGGCTTCGTTCTTACCGATACGCCGCCGCTCCACCGCGCAATCAGACCGTCCTCCGAAACGTCATACTCTTCGACCTCATTCGCGGACCGGGGGTCAAGCCGGGCCGCCAAGTCGTCGCGGCGCAAAGCTATTCGGTCGACGGCGAGGGCTGGAAGCTGTCAGGTTCCTACCGTCTGTCATCGTCGTCGCTGCGGGTGGAGGGCTGCACCTACGACCTGCCCCGCTAGTCGCTACGGCGCCAGCACCGTATCCCTCGGCTGCGCCAGCATCTTGGGATAATCGGTGGTGAAGTGAAGGCCGCGGCTTTCGTGGCGGCGTAGGGCCGAGCGGACGATGAGGTCGGCGACCTCGACCAGGTTGCGCAATTCGATGAGGTCGGGCGTTACGCGGAAGTTCGAATAATATTCGGTGATCTCGCCGCGCAGCATGTCGATCCGCCGCCGGGCCCGCTCGAGCCGCTTGGTCGTCCGGACGATTCCGACATAGTTCCACATGAAGCGGCGGATCTCGCCCCAGGTCTGGGCGATGACCACTTCCTCGTCGCTGTTGGTGACGCGGCTTTCGTCCCACTCGCGGATCTTCGGGAGCGCCGGCAGCTCCTCCCAGCGCTCCAAAATGTCCTTCGCCGCCGCCTCACCGAACACGAGGCATTCGAGCAGGCTGTTGGAGGCAAGCCGGTTGGCGCCGTGGAGCCCGCTCTCGGTCACCTCGCCCGCGGCATAGAGGCCGGGCGCGTCGGTCCGGCCGGCGAGGTCCACCACCACCCCGCCGCAGGTGTAATGCTGCGCCGGGACGACCGGGATCGGCTCCCTGGTCATGTCGATGCCGAGGCCGATCAGCTTCTCGTAGATGTTGGGGAAATGCCCCTTCACGAACTCGGGATCGCGGTGGCTGATGTCGAGGTGGACATAGTCGAGGCCGTCGCGCTTGATCTCGTTGTCGATCGCGCGGGCGACGACGTCGCGCGGCGCGAGCTCGGCCCGCTCGTCATAGTCGGGCATGAAGCGGTGCCCCGTCACGGGGTGCTTGAGGATCCCGCCCTCGCCCCGCACCGCCTCGGTGATCAGGAAATTCTTGACCGTCAGATTGTAGAGGCAGGTCGGGTGGAACTGCATCATCTCCATGTTGGAGACGCGGCAGCCCGCGCGCCAGGCCATGGCGATGCCGTCGCCGGTCGCCCCGCGCGGCGCGGTCGAATAGAGATAGACCCGGCCCGCGCCGCCGGTGGCCAGCACCGTCGCGCGGGCGAGCAGGGTCTCGACCTTCCTGGTCTGCCGGTTGAGGGCATAGAGGCCGTGGACCGCGCCCGAGGTCGAGAAGCGCTCCTCGTGCCGCCCGGTGACGAGGTCGATCGCGACCATGTCGGGCAGCAGCGTGATGTTGGGATTGGCGAAGGCGGCCTTTTCGAGCGCCTGCTGCACCGCCCAGCCGGTCGCGTCGGCGACATGGACGATCCGGCGGTGGCTGTGCCCGCCCTCGCGCGTCAGGTGGAGCGCGCCGCCTTCCTCGGCGAAGGGCACGCCGAGGTCGATCAGCCGCTGGATCGCGGCCGGCGCCGCGCCGACCACATGCTCGACGACGTTGCGGTCGTTGAGCCCGGCCCCCGCGACCATCGTGTCTTCGACATGCGCCTCGAAGCTGTCGCCTTCCTCGAGGACCGCGGCGATCCCGCCCTGCGCCCAGCCGGTCGCGCCTTCGCCCAGCGCGCCCTTGGCGATCACCGCGACGCGCCGAGTCGCCGCGAGATTGAGCGCGGCGGTGAGACCCGCGGCGCCCGAGCCGATGATCACGACGTCAAAAGTCTGCACGGTCAGCCATATGCGGTTTTCCGGGATAGTTTTCTGAACAAGGTCTCGAAGGTCATAGGGTCGGGGGATGCATCGTCACGTCGCCAGTGACCTACACGCTCCGATCCAAGGGTCACAGCCAGACGAACGACGGCAGGCATGGTTCATCGTATGAACCCATCTGGCACAAAATGATCAATCTGGCAATCGGGCGTCAGCGCCGCACGAGACTGAGGAACACGTCCTCGAGGTCGGGCTCCCTGGTCACCACGTCGACGATCCCGAGCCCGTCGCGCTGGAGCACCGCGAGCACCTCGCCCGCATTCACCCGGTCCTTCTGATAGGTGATGGCAAGGTTGCGCTCGCCCTGCAGCACGATCCGGTCGAAGCAGGCATTTTCCGGTACCCGCACGATGTCGCGGTCGACGGTGACGACGACGTTCTTTTCCTGCGCGCGGGAGAGCAGCTGGGCGGTCGGCTCGTTCGCGACGACCTTGCCGTGGTTGATGATCGCGATCCGCTCGCACAATTCCTCGGCTTCCTCGAGATAGTGCGTGGTCAGGATCACCGTCGCGCCGGCCGCGTGCAGTTCGCGGACATATTCCCACAATTGCTGGCGAAGCTCGATGTCGACCCCGGCGGTCGGCTCGTCGAGGACCAGGATCGGCGGCGAGTGGACCATCGCCTTGGCCACCAGCAGCCGGCGCTTCATGCCGCCCGACAGCGTCCGGCTATAGGCATGCGCCTTGTCGGTGAGGCGCATCGCGGCGAGCAGTTCGTCGCTCCGCCGCTCGCTCTTGGGAATGCCGTAGAGCCCGGCCTGGATTTCGAGCGCCTCGCGCGGGGTGAAGAAGGGGTCGAACAGGATTTCCTGCGGCACGATTCCGATCGACAGCTTCGCGTTGCGCGGATGCTGGTCGATGTCGAAGCCCCAGATGTCGACCTTGCCCTCGCTCTTGGTGACGAGACCGGCGAGGATGTTGATCAGCGTCGACTTGCCCGCGCCATTGGGCCCGAGGAGGCCGAAGAACTCGCCTTGCCGGACTTCGAGCGAGACTCCGTCGAGCGCCCGCTTGCCGCCTTCGTAGGTCTTGCCGAGTCCGTCGATTCGGATCGCGGGTTGGTCGTTGCTCATGGC
This genomic window from Sphingomonas rosea contains:
- the nadB gene encoding L-aspartate oxidase; this encodes MQTFDVVIIGSGAAGLTAALNLAATRRVAVIAKGALGEGATGWAQGGIAAVLEEGDSFEAHVEDTMVAGAGLNDRNVVEHVVGAAPAAIQRLIDLGVPFAEEGGALHLTREGGHSHRRIVHVADATGWAVQQALEKAAFANPNITLLPDMVAIDLVTGRHEERFSTSGAVHGLYALNRQTRKVETLLARATVLATGGAGRVYLYSTAPRGATGDGIAMAWRAGCRVSNMEMMQFHPTCLYNLTVKNFLITEAVRGEGGILKHPVTGHRFMPDYDERAELAPRDVVARAIDNEIKRDGLDYVHLDISHRDPEFVKGHFPNIYEKLIGLGIDMTREPIPVVPAQHYTCGGVVVDLAGRTDAPGLYAAGEVTESGLHGANRLASNSLLECLVFGEAAAKDILERWEELPALPKIREWDESRVTNSDEEVVIAQTWGEIRRFMWNYVGIVRTTKRLERARRRIDMLRGEITEYYSNFRVTPDLIELRNLVEVADLIVRSALRRHESRGLHFTTDYPKMLAQPRDTVLAP
- a CDS encoding ABC transporter ATP-binding protein, with amino-acid sequence MSNDQPAIRIDGLGKTYEGGKRALDGVSLEVRQGEFFGLLGPNGAGKSTLINILAGLVTKSEGKVDIWGFDIDQHPRNAKLSIGIVPQEILFDPFFTPREALEIQAGLYGIPKSERRSDELLAAMRLTDKAHAYSRTLSGGMKRRLLVAKAMVHSPPILVLDEPTAGVDIELRQQLWEYVRELHAAGATVILTTHYLEEAEELCERIAIINHGKVVANEPTAQLLSRAQEKNVVVTVDRDIVRVPENACFDRIVLQGERNLAITYQKDRVNAGEVLAVLQRDGLGIVDVVTREPDLEDVFLSLVRR